The following proteins are encoded in a genomic region of Nitratireductor sp. GISD-1A_MAKvit:
- a CDS encoding carbonic anhydrase — MTHLPDRLISGYRNFMAGRYSSESERYRKLAKDGQSPQTMVIACCDSRAAPETIFDCGPGELFVVRNVANLVPPYEPDDRHHGTSAALEFAVQSLKVKHIVVMGHGRCGGISAALNPSAEPLSPGDFIGKWMGLVAPAAEAVAGNSLMTQAERQTALERISIRYQVQNLRSFPCVKILEDKGRLSLHGAWFDISSGELWVMNPQTGDFERPELD, encoded by the coding sequence ATGACTCATCTTCCTGACCGTCTCATTTCCGGCTACCGCAATTTCATGGCGGGCCGCTACAGCTCCGAGAGCGAACGCTATCGCAAGCTGGCCAAGGATGGCCAGTCCCCGCAGACCATGGTGATTGCCTGCTGCGATTCCCGTGCAGCGCCCGAGACGATTTTCGACTGTGGTCCGGGTGAACTTTTCGTGGTGCGCAATGTGGCCAACCTCGTGCCGCCCTACGAGCCGGATGACCGGCATCACGGAACCTCGGCGGCACTCGAATTTGCGGTCCAGAGCCTGAAGGTGAAGCACATCGTCGTGATGGGGCATGGTCGCTGCGGCGGCATCAGCGCCGCCCTCAACCCTTCCGCCGAGCCGCTTTCCCCGGGCGACTTCATCGGTAAATGGATGGGGCTTGTGGCCCCGGCTGCCGAAGCGGTTGCCGGCAATTCACTCATGACGCAGGCTGAGCGACAGACGGCTCTGGAGCGCATCTCCATTCGCTATCAGGTGCAGAACCTGCGCAGCTTTCCCTGTGTGAAAATTCTCGAAGACAAGGGCAGGCTTTCCCTTCACGGCGCGTGGTTCGACATATCAAGCGGCGAGCTTTGGGTCATGAACCCGCAGACTGGCGACTTCGAGCGCCCGGAACTGGATTAG